Sequence from the Cenarchaeum symbiont of Oopsacas minuta genome:
TATAACAACCGTCATAGGTTCTTTACTATTTGTTTGATCAGCATCACCTGACACACCCCAATAATAACCATCGGGATTATCTGTAGCTTTAATCATTCCAAGTGTTATTGTTTTGATAAGAGGATGTGAATATTGTTCATCAATATTTTTTTTTCTTATAATGCTTATACATTTTTTTATTATATTGTTTGTACTAATTGCATCCACAGCATTAATAACTCTATATCGAATAAAACCTAACATAATGTTTCTCCCACGATGATATTTTTGTTCATCATCAATTGATTGTGAATCAAATATTTTTGTCTCACAATTTTTTACCTCTCGATATTCTGTATATGTTGGATATGGACTCTTAGTAATTTTACCGCCAGATCTTCTCATGACATTTATTGCATGTTCAATTGAATAATGCATTTTACTTAAATTTAATGATGCTTCTTCCATAATATAATATGCTAAATCCCATTTATGTTTGATTTTTAAATCTGTAAAATCATCCCACATTTTGTTTTCTCTATCCCAGTTTTGATATAGACATCGTTCTTTTAAACGCTGTAAATTAGCTGTTATGCTTTTTTCTAATTTATAATTTTCAATGAGCTTCTTAGCAATATTAATATTTTGTACATTTAATCGTTTTTTTGACAATTCTCTATCTTCTTTAGACATTTTATCAAGATAACCTATACTCCATTCATTCACATAATATAATTTATGATTGTGATCTTGTAATTTTCCCCATTCATCTTTTGAGATTGATTGTCTTTTTCTTAATTTCATTGCCAATTCTATTGTTTTAAAACATTCATCAATACAAATAATAAAAATTGGTATCGCACTTTGAAATTTTTTTTGATCGTATAAAATTTTAGCATCATTAAAATGCCGTTTTGAATTTTCT
This genomic interval carries:
- a CDS encoding abortive infection protein, giving the protein MNESDELINYGQMGIGMFYCLENSKRHFNDAKILYDQKKFQSAIPIFIICIDECFKTIELAMKLRKRQSISKDEWGKLQDHNHKLYYVNEWSIGYLDKMSKEDRELSKKRLNVQNINIAKKLIENYKLEKSITANLQRLKERCLYQNWDRENKMWDDFTDLKIKHKWDLAYYIMEEASLNLSKMHYSIEHAINVMRRSGGKITKSPYPTYTEYREVKNCETKIFDSQSIDDEQKYHRGRNIMLGFIRYRVINAVDAISTNNIIKKCISIIRKKNIDEQYSHPLIKTITLGMIKATDNPDGYYWGVSGDADQTNSKEPMTVVIATIKKEDKQLTIEKISINGNKHYTTDKIIDQILDSEKIIDKYPGMEISMENTHQAFANIGFKIHKATTKEIESALIKCNEMIKTGEIESALSTFKNTIDFEEKRNIIEKIKNAKIENWDELEANIRLLICTLGIPSDLDPKTILMSSHVDSIKKFKVRGILYSVLKMLSESIVKDETSIKSDQS